In Alnus glutinosa chromosome 7, dhAlnGlut1.1, whole genome shotgun sequence, the sequence TTAAGGTTTATAAAAGCCTTGGGGCCTCTTCTAACTTTGCATCAGTAAAAATTGAAAGTAGTAGTTTTTTCCCCACTCTAATTTAGCAATGGAtattgtggcggcggcggcagCAACTGAAGAGAGGGCCGGGGTTTTCGCCGGTGCTTGGGGCTGGCTTAAGGGCTTGCCTGAGAAGTTGAAGAACAAGGCTGTGGAGGTTGCAAAGAGCGCAAAGAAGCTCGGACAAGACGACCCAAGACGAGTCACCCACTCCCTAAAAGCTGGACTGGCTCTCACATTGGCGTCCTCAATATACTATTTGAGCCCTCCGTTCAATTATTTTGGGGTTTTCGGAATGTGGGCTTTGTTAACAGTCGTAGTAGTCTTCGAATTCACTGTTGGTAAGCTTTTTCAATCAACCGCCCATCAAATTTCAAACTACTTGTCGCATGTATGTAAACGTCGAACTAATGCACGTATTTATACCTTTTCCCTTCCAGGTGCAACCTTACTCAAATGTTTTAACACAAGTTTTGGGACATTATGTGGTTGCGCTCTCGGGATTGGTGCTAACAGCTTAGCATATCTCTTTGGCGATAAAGGACCACCCATTGTCGAAATAATattgatccttcttttctttctaggtATATTCCTTCAATTCTTTACATATTTCCTTTCTTCCAAAGACTCTAGAAACGGACTAGTATAATTACTTACGCAAATTGTTTTGTTGTGGTGCAGGTGCAGTATCATCATTCATTCGATTCAATCCACGGATCGTGAAAAGCTATGACTATGGGGTGTTGATTTTTATATCGACATTTACCTTGGTAGCAGTCTCCGGGTATCGGACCGACGACATCTTACAGCTGGCCGATAAAAGACTCTTCACAATACTAATAGGTGTAGCAACGTGCCTAGTTATATCCATATTTGTTTTTCCGGTATGGGCTGGCCAAGATCTTCACAAACTAACCGTTTCCAATCTAGAAAAGCTTGCAAACTATCTACAAGGTTTAGGAGGTCAATATTTCAATGAAGGGAATGTGACGACCGGTGATATGGCCGCACTTGTTCAAGGTTATGAAAGTGTTCTTGATTCCAAAAGCGATGAAGATTCCTGGGCGAATTTCGCAA encodes:
- the LOC133872573 gene encoding aluminum-activated malate transporter 8-like; the protein is MDIVAAAAATEERAGVFAGAWGWLKGLPEKLKNKAVEVAKSAKKLGQDDPRRVTHSLKAGLALTLASSIYYLSPPFNYFGVFGMWALLTVVVVFEFTVGATLLKCFNTSFGTLCGCALGIGANSLAYLFGDKGPPIVEIILILLFFLGAVSSFIRFNPRIVKSYDYGVLIFISTFTLVAVSGYRTDDILQLADKRLFTILIGVATCLVISIFVFPVWAGQDLHKLTVSNLEKLANYLQGLGGQYFNEGNVTTGDMAALVQGYESVLDSKSDEDSWANFARWEPAHGGFHFRHPWKQYPKIGDLARQCAYHIKALDDYINSDDIQAPLEFRNIIRESSTKMSSESSKALKELALAIETMTDPSAANPHVENSKTAINDLEILALQAATTENREDVLAIIPIVSLATKLKEITKCVEKISESVHELSRLAHFNSVEPTISPERPQLLHSGSVVPVSDGDSTDHVAITVHEISSDSENNNGRNHGHSSPCFMGQPCKINDFHF